A genomic window from Pecten maximus chromosome 4, xPecMax1.1, whole genome shotgun sequence includes:
- the LOC117325911 gene encoding sodium-coupled neutral amino acid transporter 9-like, producing the protein MSGSSPNSSSSDENSPLQQNDDEIREESEVNEDGNANGSNRRVRRPVQYYSINTPDHDASTVAVVSRYKYYSRLSPYRNSNFQMPEHVVPPNFFSVIYVTVRGEQNSIITIFSLWNTMMGTSILSMPWAIRQAGFVTGIILLVLMAGLMLYTSYRILTAVQGMSTDSTSEALDFSDVCQHYLGRWAQILAIVSSLLTLMGGAIVYWILMSNFLYNIVTFIYHKATDSSAFNSTQDSKDYICPHPPPGQNGSVYLSYNASMYTVPHLMWAESASHTHDSTLDRVWQEDHTVPLFLVAVLFPLINFKSPTFFTKFNSLGTISVTYLVIFVAYNASQWGFHLDLSVPSSSDKYIPMFKGTFAALTGVAALAYFVQNCVISIVRNQKHPENNVRDLVIAYILVALTYTYMGVMFYSSFPMSKDCIEDNLLNNMADTYVLAFVARIGLFFQMMCVFPLLLYIFRVQFLHTVFGSVWPSLKHVLGLNICIVAVCIVFAVFLPHIGSIIGFVGAFCGLSYAIALPCLVYMVIRHQNNTLTMPVIAFHSFLILIGLANFVGQFIILGKTS; encoded by the exons AGTCAACGAGGATGGCAATGCAAATGGAAGTAATAGGAGAGTCAG ACGACCAGTGCAGTACTACTCCATCAATACACCGGACCATGATGCTAGTACAGTGGCCGTGGTCAGTCGTTACAAGTACTACTCCAGACTGTCTCCGTACAGAAACAGCAATTTT CAAATGCCGGAACATGTGGTACCACCAAATTTCTTCAGTGTGATTTATGTAACTGTCCGGGGTGAACAAAACAGCATCATCACCAT ATTTTCACTATGGAACACTATGATGGGAACATCAATCCTTAGTATGCCATGGGCCATAAGACAG GCTGGATTTGTGACCGGTATCATACTTCTGGTCTTGATGGCGGGCCTCATGTTATACACGAGCTACCGCATACTGACAGCAGTACAGGGCATGT CAACGGATTCCACGTCTGAGGCTCTAGATTTCTCTGATGTATGTCAACACTATCTGGGCCGCTGGGCACAGATTCTGGCTATAGTCTCATCCCTGCTGACCCTGATGGGCGGAGCCATCGTCTACTGGATACTCATGTCCAATTTTCTGTACAACATTGTCACCTTTATCTATC ATAAAGCTACAGATTCCAGTGCTTTTAATTCTACACAAGATTCCAAAGATTACA TTTGTCCTCACCCACCTCCAGGGCAAAATGGATCTGTGTACTTATCCTATAATGCTAGCATGTACACCGTCCCCCACCTGATGTGGGCGGAGTCTGCTAGTCACACCCATGACTCCACCCTTGACCGTGTTTGGCAGGAGGACCACACTGTGCCACTCTTCCTCGTCGCAGTGCTATTCCCCCTCATCAACTTCAAATCTCCTACCTTCTTCACAAAATTCAACTCTTTAG GTACAATATCTGTGACCTACCTCGTGATATTTGTGGCGTACAATGCTTCCCAGTGGGGGTTTCATCTTGACCTCAGTGTTCCTTCAAGCAGTGACAAATATATACCAA TGTTTAAGGGGACATTTGCAGCCCTGACGGGAGTCGCGGCCTTAGCCTACTTTGTACAAAACTGTGTGATATCAATTGTCAGAAACCAAAAACATCCTGAAAATAAT GTTCGTGACTTGGTGATAGCGTACATCTTGGTAGCTCTTACCTACACTTACATGGGAGTAATGTTCTATTCCTCATTTCCAATGTCTAAAGACTGCATAGAAGAT AATCTTTTAAATAACATGGCGGACACATATGTGCTGGCATTTGTGGCTCGGATCGGCCTGTTTTTCCAGATGATGTGTGTGTTCccactgttgttatatatattccGTGTCCAGTTTCTACACACTGTGTTTGGATCTGTATGGCCAAG CTTGAAGCATGTGCTTGGACTGAACATTTGTATAGTGGCTGTGTGTATAGTGTTTGCTGTATTTCTTCCTCACATTGGATCCATCATAGG ATTTGTGGGAGCATTTTGTGGTTTGTCATACGCGATTGCCCTACCATGTCTTGTGTATATGGTAATTCGTCACCAGAATAACACCCTGACCATGCCAGTAATAGCCTTTCACTCTTTCCTCATACTCATAGGGCTGGCAAACTTTGTCGGACAATTTATCATTCTTGGAAAAACAAGCTGA